GAGGGTTTGGAGGGGAAGAGATAAGAGAGAAAAGGAGGGGACAATTTTCCTTATTTACTGATAATCAGAGGGATTGAAGGGCAAGGAAAACAGACCCCTCTGATTCTCTCCAACGCACCAATCAAAACCATCATACTAGGGAATTTCTCAGTCACATCCCCCCGTCCCAAATCACGCAAGGGAAAAATTGCAATTGAACACATTACGCCCATTTCACATTGTCATCACCATAAGACCATCATGTTAGCAGAACGCGTAGTAGAGAGGAGAACTAATGGGGGTTGATACTTGATAGTGAGAAAACACACCTTGGAAGTCGGGGATCAATAATTCGCCTCTCACGCAGCTCTTCCAAAGGAAGTGACTGAAATTCAAGAGAACCCAAAATGTGAGTCAACAATGTTGATTTTTGGCCCACAATATAAGGGCAGGCATATTGCTACTGGCCTATTGTACTAAGCCATGGGAATGTTAAATTTACGACATGGCTATGAGGGATCCAGCGACACAGTAGTGGCACCCATGGCAATAGGCCTTGCCCAAAAGAAAACTTGTACACGAAAGAGAATACCATGTCTGGAGCTGGAACCAGTGGCATAACTGCGTCTTGGTATTCAAAGCCCTTCCCCTCTTTCTGCATAAAAAATAACCACTGTCTCGTGCCTTACTATAAATTCCTCTCCCCTCAACCTCTCAAAAAATAAAGATGAGCCACATCAATGTCAACATCAATAACATTACACCAATGTCTCCCGTAAATGGCGGGACACAGGGGTACACATGTATCCAGCCTTAGGCTTGTTCTCACAATTGCAAATAATTAGTCTCCAAATGACCCATGATGAAAATTGTGTTAATAATCGCATGGAGTGACCGGCACTCCACAATAAAAAGAACAATTAGTGAGCCATTTTCCTTCATGTCATAATTATTTAGAACCCAAAGAATTGTGTCGACATCAATGTGAAAAACAAAAGGCTATTGGGAGTAAGCAATCAAAAGTCCTGATATGAAGACAATAGTGTTAGCAGTCATTTAACTTAATCCAGCAAGTTTTACATCATAAGTGGGTCTTATCAAACCGATGGCCAGATAGCGCATCCTTTTGACCACCATCTTAAGAGAGAATTTCAGTAGCAACGGACATACTGTGATTGACAGCAAAACTGACACTTATGTATACTAAAACAGTATGAGTAACAATAAGATGGAAACTGGGAAAAAAGTAATCACTTGAAATGAAGCGAGCATCGTGAATAAAACGTTCCCTTTTTGAACTGCTTCCACTCTTCTGCTATCAAAGCTCTTTCCATCATGAACGCGATGAACCTCATATTTAATAGGAACTGCCAACGTGAATAAAAATGTCACTGCAATTTACCCGGATCAAAACTAGTTTATGCAGCCAAAGGCTCAAGAAATGATCTCACTATTATTATCCCCAACAAGAAGAAAATAAGCTTGCAGATGATGGACAGTCTTAGAACAATCAACAGTTTTCGATGCTGCTGCTAGAGCCTGCTTGTATAAGAAGTAAACAACTGATCGCGATTTGCACAGTTTCCAAAACAGACAACCCTCAAAAATAAATGCATATAGCTCAACATGGAAACAAATCTTACATGGCCAATTAACTGTCCTCCGAACACGTTCCTTAACCGCAGAGCGTAGGGCAGGGTAATAGCTTGAAATAGGTTGACCTACACGCAATCAGTAGATGAAATAATTCTGGTCCTATTGAATAATCATCAATGAAGAACAACATAGAAAAATCCATCATTGAACACGCAAAATGGCCTGTTTGTACACATACAAGACTAATTATTTTGGCCTAAATTCAATCAGTAAGTTAATCAAAGTAGATTAGAACCATGGCAGATTTCTACACCAAAAGATAAGATATAAAACAATGGTTAGACCAACTTGCACATCTTTGAAGAAGCATTAAATTATGCAGATTGAGCCAACAGAAAGATACGACAGAAGTCAGAGTAAGAAGACTTATAGTTAATTACTCAAAGGTCGACATACTTTGATTGGATCCAACTGTAGTATGCTTTCTACGGGTGCATTCTCTTGTCTTTCAAGTgcatcccaaatagattttggtTGAAGCAAACCGCAGTGTTGTGAAGCCAGGACCAAGCAGGTCAGCTGTCACAAACAGTGTAGAATAAGCATAACTTCAAGGGCGAAGCACCCTTTTCCTCCAAGTACATTTGAGAGTGATAAAGATTTCCAGGACATCGGAGGAATCAGTCAAACCGGAAACTAGTTTTTCAAAACACGCGCATGCCAATGATGATCTGTGGTTACTAGAGTTTTCGACAGCCTGACTTCTACTCAAGACAAAAAGGTCTCTAAATTGCTTCTTTCATAGTGGTTATAAGAAAACTTAGATTACACCATAGTTTTTTCAATGACGGACAGATAAGCTACTTTATCATTCTTAATAAGCTGTGGTTCACATGGATGCTGTTTACATCATCTCAAAAATACATTTTTTGTTTAAAATGTATTCCCtttgtctcggtcatttgtttacctttcttaTTTATGTGAGGAgtgttttaatcaaaggtaaataaatgattgggacaaAGGGAATAATACCGTGTATTGATTAAAATAAGACCAAGGAAAGGTTGCTCTTGTACAAAAGACACCACAAAGGGAATGACCACATACAAAAAAGGAGAGCAAGATGCTTAAGCTCTCATGAGTGATCTCTTCTGAAAAAGAAATTCCAATTTGATTGAATGAAGCACTTGACTGTAACTATATAGCAACTTCAAAAATACATCTTTAACGAAGTCTTTGGGTGAAAAAGTACCTTAGATGATGCAACCACAACATATGCTGTAACACCTACAGAACCATTTACATTaactttcagaatgtataaaaaaatataataaagatgCAAGCACGGAAATGTGAACAACAGTCCTACAAGATCATGAATTTTCGACACTGCCTACTTCAAAGCATGAAATTAAGATATTCCACTTTAAGAGGGCTCCCAAATATAGCTTGTACCTTCAGCGTAGCCAACTCTATGACCAAATATTCAGAACTGGTATAAGAATCGCTACAAAGGAGACCGGTGCTACAACATGTCTATTTATCATGTCAAAAGTTCATAGAATATTGATGACCACACAGGCTTCCTCCTAGCCCCTTGTATTATTCTTTCTACAACTATTGGAGATAACTGAGAGATGTAACACTTACCACAGCCAAAATAGTCGTAGCGTTTCAACACAGGGTCAAGATGAATGGCTTCCACTGAATACCAAAGAACTTCAGCCTAAACAGTATGTAAGGATGTTTAGCAAAATTCCGAGGATGTGGATTAGAAGAGAGacaaaatattactccctcctattccagataaccgtcccattgtccatttccgtctattcacaataatgtcCCATAGTCCATTTTTGGCAAGTGTTGTGTGGTCTAAATTCaattccatttccgtctattcacataactgtcccattgtccgttttgtgtggtctaaattcactttcttaattcttgtgccatcttcacaatgggacggttatctggaataggagggagtatgagaCAAGAACAGCTTACCTCCCCTTCCAAGATAAAATAAACTCCTTCGCATTCTCCATTAGGGATAACAAACTTTCCCTCATCTATAGTGGTTTCAAAATATAATGGTCAAATCCTTCATTTTGGTGCCTTATATCCAACAATGAACATACTCTACTCCTTTAAATTGGTATTGACACATAACGAACTCTAATCATAACTTCATATACTCTTAACAGTCATGAACTCAAATGAGGGCGGAATGGTAAAGCAAACGTAAATAAAACAAACGAAGCGTGTCCAATAATACACTCCATGAAAAGAGCAACCAAAACTACAATAACAATCATACCAATATGAGGGTTTCATACATTAACCTGGTTGCTAGGTGCAATCAATCCAATAAAATCAAAAAATTGGTTCGTGTGTATTCTTATCATAGCGTTTTGGTTAATATTCACTTCCTTCACCCAATCATCTACTCTGTATTTACCTATTTCATTTTAGTGTGCCTCGTATCACTACTCCATTTTCTAATTCAATTCATCAAATCAAATCGGTTCGCTTAAATTGCAGCAACATAGTAAAAATCAAATCATGGGAGTCAAGCCATGAACTTTAATTCACGAAACAATATCACCCACCACCACAAGGCACAACAACCAGCATCACAAACCAAATTAAACCATTACACTGAATAGATACAAAACATACTCCACAATGACTTGTATAAAATCAAACCGTCTCATAGTGTGAGACCGTCTCACGCAATAACTACTTACTGAAAATGTATTACTGTAAGCCTGTAACACTTACCATAATGCTTAACTTTGACCAATTCAGCAATTTTTGTAACAGATGAACTGGGTAATCTCTGAATCAGTGGAATTTCACTCAAAAATTCTACAACTGCAATTTCATCAAACAATCATGTAATATCAAAAACAGTCCATAAACTTAATTTACATAAATTCAATAAATTGGAAATGTGATTACCTGATTCAGTGTTCATCTTTTTAAAAAAATGGGAAAAAATTGAGTTgaccaaaaatcaaaatcaaccaaTAAATACATAGGAGTACAAGAAACTCCATTGAATATATTAATCATTATTAAAACTAATATATTGTGCATGTGTAACTCCAGCGATCAAATTTTCGATTATaaaaacaattggtctcccttgtgacggttaccatttgtggcgaatattttgtgagttaaaatggtaacaaaatgggttagtggagaaaggggaccacatgaatagtgttgcagagagagaaaaagtgggtattttgtgaggtaaaatggtattcgtcactcaagagtgacggatatgtgccgtcacaaacaagaatttgtgttataaAAACGTTCATCTTCCGGTGACACGCGATTTTTTTCTTGTTCAGCGCAAACTTTGGGTTAGACAATAGGTGAGATAAGTAAACTTGTCAACCGGGTTGGATAAATTGGGAATATAGGGTGGCTAAGAGAACAAGAGTTAATTCAAGTGGTAAGATAGCTTTTATCCCAATTATAAAGTTGGGTTTGAGTCTCACCCGCGATATGGTGCGCTCATTTAAACCAAAAAAATAGAATCcgtttttgaaataatgctcaaaaataaaaaaaaattgtcgttttgggtcggttttgaaaataattatcgaaatggtgtccacgtaggctcgtttTTTACGAGCCTGTATGGGGTTTAAACACGCCATAAGTATTGGCGTGTTTAATTGAAAGAACACGCCACGCCATTACATATGGCGTGTTTAGGCAGTCCAAAATTCAAACCCAAAGTCAGTAGCAACATAAGGAAAGAAAGGgaacacgccattacgtatggcgtgtcttGTTAAAGAAACAtgccattacgtatggcgtgttttaGCAGCCCAAATTTCCAACCCAAGTCAGTGGTTGTGCATTTGGAAAGAAAGAGAAcccgccattacgtatggcgtgtcttATGGAAgaaacacgccaatacgtatggcgtgtttgcTGAGATTCCTTTTTTTGttaacaactttctgtttcccgtCACTTTCTACCACAAAACACACACCATTCCCCATCTCCGCCTCTCAAACACCCCAAGTGCGATACAACAAACCTCACTCCCCTTCTTATTTCTTCACCTCACACTCATCTCCGGCGAATCTCCGGCGTGTCTCCGGCATTATATTGGGTTTTTGCTTTTCAAATACATTCTACCTAATTAGTAAGGTAATCTAATTCTTTTAACTTATTtaatttcatcttttgaatgtagATTTAGCTTATTTTGTCTTCATTGTTGGTAATTATGTTGTTTTGTGCCTAGATCTACAACTTATATGTGTTAATTTAAGGTTGTTTAAGGAAAACCccaaatttcgaaaccctaattaggATGAacgatttatgatttttaattgttgtttaggtATGTATTTTAGGGAAATTAGGTTATTGGTAGTTGATTTAtactaaatttgttcaatttttttttatagaaTGGAAATTTGTGATTTTCCTCTTATTTGTTATTGGGATGGAGAAGTGTTGGAGCAAAATGGATGTGTAACTTATATAGGAGGGAATCAATGTTTTATTCTAGCTAGTACAAAGATGACATATCTTGAATTAGTTGAAGAGATATATAAGGGAATCGGCGTTCAAagtttgggtactcaattgaaggTAATGATGAAATTTCCAAGTGCCGGGTGTTTCAAAATTGTACCCCTTAAAAATGAGGGAGCCTTTAAAGCGTTATGGGCAAGTATTCGTCATTCACATACTCCTACAATGGACATATTTGTAGAAGTTTCTACTAGTCAAATTGTCACTCCTACACCAAGTATTAGGCTAGATGATGTTGCTcaatttgtttcacttgaaaCTAATGACGTAAATGATGGGGAATTTTATGGTAACTTAGaaggtgatgagattgatgaggaaTTGGCAATACTTGATGAGAATTTGTTGGCAAATGaagaagatggtgatgatgatcttgTCTTTGCTAGTGCTCCCATTGTTGAGTTTAATAAGATTGATCAATTAGATGAGGATGAATTGAATAATTTGGAAAACTTGGGAAAATATGGTAAGATATGAACATGGGAAAGAGTTTGCGGTTGGACAAGTGTTCCCAAACAAAGCTTCACTTAGCGATGAGGTGACATCATATTGTGTTAAAGCAAATCAATTTTTCAAAGTTGCCGAATCAAAGCCTAATACTATTACCTTCAAATGTGGCCGGTCTCTTACACCATGTAATTGGCGGTTAAGGGCTACACAAAAAGACTTTCATTCTGAAGTTTTTACCATTGTGACATACAAAGGTCCTCATGATGAGTCTTGTGTTTGTGACATGGTACCTCAAGACCACATGAATTTGAAACGAGCATTCATAAGTCATGAGATTCGTAACCTTGTTAAGGGAGATTGGGGATATAAAGTAAACTCTGTTGTTACTTATATTTTAGATAAGTATGATTACACAATTTCATACACCAAAGCTTGGAATGCAAAACAAAGAGCAATTGAGGAAATATTTGGAGATTGGGATAAATCATATGAGTTGCTACCTCGTTTCATGCAAGGCTTAAAAGAATATAATCCTGGCACTATTGTTCAATTTTATACAACACCAACAACGAACCCAAATGTGCAAAAATTCAAGCGTGTTTTTTGGGGATTTAAACCATGTATTGATGGCTTTGAACATTGTCGGCCAGTTTTAAGCATTGATAGAACCCACTTATATGAAAAGTTCAAGGGAACTATTTTGACAGCTATGTCAATTGATGCTAATAATCAAATTTTCCCGGTTGCTTTTACTATTGTTGAAGCCGAAAATACCGATAGTTGGCCTTGGTTTATGTCTTGCATAAGAGTATTTGTTACCAAAAGAAGTGGGTTGTGTGTCATTTCCGATAGACACAAAGGGATTATGAAAGCAATGAGTGAAGTTGGTAGTGGGTGGGACGTGCCGTATGCTTATCATAGAGTTTGCATTCGTCATTTGGCTTCAAATGTTAATACAAGATTTAGAAATAATGCAGTTAAAGAAATGTTTGGGTCAACGGCAATGCAATTACAAAACAAGAAGTTTGACATAGGATTTCATCGCCTAGGTGAGTTGAATAGAGAGGCACAACAATATGTTGTTGAAATTGGAATAGAGAAGTGGTCAATTTGCCATGATGGTGGACATAGATATGGAATATTGACTACTAACTTGGCGGAGGCATTTAATAATGTTCTTAAAGGAGCACGTTTTCTACCCGTAACGGCACTCGTAGAGTGTGTATTTTTTAGAGTTAATGCATACTTTGTTGAGCGACGTGAGTTTGCAAGGAAACGATTGATGAAGGGGCttcattatagtccgaagattACAACTTTGTTGGAGGAAAATTGCCAAAAAGGAGCATACCATAAGGTTGTGGCTTTTGACCATGTCGGAGGGGTGTACCAAGTCACAACACGTAGAGGTTCTCGACCCATGTCACATGGTAACCATTTGCACACCGTTGATTTATCCAAGAGGACATGTACTTGTAACAAGTTCCAAACATACAAGTATCCATGTTCACATGTGTATGCCGTTTGTAAAAAGAAGGGTTTAAATGCTACTCAATTTGTGGACATCGCCTATTCTACCGGAGAACACTTAGCTTCATATGCTTCTAAATTTCACCCTTTGAAAGATGAGGCTTATTGGGGTCCTTACAATGGGCCTAAAATAATGTGCGATGAGCAAAATAAACGGGGAAAAGGAAGACGGAAGAATAAAAGATTTCTTAATGAAATGGATGAGAAGAGTAAGAACAAGGTCACATGTAGTTTGTGTCGTGGTTTAGGCCACAATAAAAAAACTTGTACTATGAGAGTTAACAATTTACAAGGGTATTCTACTACTTACATttctctttaattttttttattaccaTAATTTTTTGTTATTATTTGAACATTTATTTTTATGCTAATCTAATAATCTTCTTTTAAATGTGTAGGAATAatggaacaacatcaacaacaaggcCCGGTGAACCCGGAACTTCTCACACAACAAGAGGTACACAGGAGCAAGGCAATATTGGAAGGGGGGGACGTTGGTTCCCTTCGATGTAGGTCACACTTAGTTTCGCACAAGGGGTTTTTGGTAAGTGAGCATGTAGTTAATTTCATTAGGGACACTCAGTTTTTTTTTTAGGGTTATTTGATGGCAATAATCCAATCTATGACCCATCTTCTCTAAATAAGCCCAACTACATTTTAACTAGGAATAAACCCGACTTTACCTGCTGTCTTCTCAAAACAACACTGGTGACCGGCAACCTAATTAGCAGGTGATTGTTTTCTTTAACTTTGAAGCATCATCATTCATCAACATAAAAAATACCTATCACTCTCACGGTCTCACCATACATCCTTCACCAATGAGGCAATCACCATTCACCCACAACAACTCTCCAGTAaccaccaacgaccaccaccGCCACACTTACCAACTCTCAAGTTGGTTGTTGATCATAGCCGTTTGGTGTGTTTACTTGCATATGGTGTCCTGGAATGACCAGTTTTGTTGTACATTATTTATTGTTTGCCTGTTTGGTATGTTGGATTGGGGTGAAGCTGTGAAATTGTGTCTGATACACTAATGTATCACGATTCGACGACGATTGATTTTTGACTAATTCCAGCATAACAGCATATTCGCCTCCATAAAGTACCTGGATTGTTTATTTTTTTGGTGTGGGTGATGAAGGTTCGGAGTGATGTGACGATCTATCCATAAAAATGAGATTTGAGACAATTAATGTGAATGGATATGGAAACGGTTTTAGAAATGGGGATGTTAACAGAAACGGAGGGGTGTATGGTTATGTTGAGATACAAAATGGTCATAATCAGTTGATGAAGGGCTCTTCTTTGAACGAATCTTAGGCGAAATAGGgagaatgaaagaaaaaaaataaaaggaagaagtagaaatgaagaaattagagaaagactaaataaatgaataaggaagaaggaagaagaagaaatgaataaagaactagaaaaaaaaatagaaaagaaatggaCCAGATAGTCACCGGTTGGAAAATGGGTGATAACAGGTAAATTATGAGAACAGTTCAATACTAGTTAAATGATGTCAAAGTTCGGATTTTTTTCAGTTAAACATTAATTTGGATTAATATAAGAAGATAGggcatagtttggattattcacgtgaaataacccttttttttattcataggttagTGGGGTTGAAGTTTAATGTGGAATTAATAAGTGCTTTGGTTGAGCGATGGAGGCCGGAAACCCATTCATTTCACTTGACTATTGGCGAGGCTACTATGACCTTGCAAGATGTTCAAGTGTTGTTAGGGCTACGGATTAGAGAGGATATTGTTAGTGGAACAACCGCTTATAATTGGCCCTTGTTAGTAACTGAACTCTTAGGCAAAACACCGGGTGATGGAGACCTTAAGGGGGCTTCTTTGAGGATTGGTTGGTTGTTAGAACAATTTAGTGGTCTTCAGGAAGATGCAAATGAAGATGTTCTACATCAATATGTGAGGGCATATTTGCTTCTCTTAATGGCAACTATCATGTTTCCGGATAAGAGTGGTAATGACATTCAAGTTGTTTATTTGCCTTTGTTGAGGGATTTGACCAACTTAGATAATTACTCTTGGGGAAGTGCCGTACTTGCTACTTTATATCGCAATTTATGTAGAGCAAGCAACGTGAAGTCCAAAGACATTGGAGGTCCCCTTGTTCTATTGCAATTGTGGGCATGAGAGAGGATTAGTATTGGTCGACCTACACTCATGAGACCCGTTAATGCTACTCATCATGGACCGAACCCATTAGGTTCTCAACATCAAATAAGGATTGACTCATTGGGTCGTAGGTGGGCAAGTGTGAATCGTAAGAGGCCGGAAGGGGTGACCACACTAATTGGGTATAGGGATGCTTTTGATTCAATGCGACATGATCAGTTTACATGGCAACCTTACACCCGACAGATTTTCTCTTTTTTGCCCGAGTTTTGTTATGATGACTCCGACTATTGGACAGTGATGGCACCTATGATTTGTTTCGACATTGTTGAGTGGCATTTTCCTAATAGGGTAGCTCGTCAATTTGGGTGGAAACAATATATCCCTTTAAACTCTAATACCGAACCTAACTTGCACAAAGTTGACAAAAGGGGTGCCTCTTCACAGAATTGGATAGAAAAACATCAACCCTACATATCAAATTGGGTTAGGAGGGGTGATTTTTGGTTCCGTGGTGTAGAGGATGATATTGAAATGAGCTACTACGACCCTTACATGGTTTGGTACCGGGATCGCACTATTCTTCGCTTAAACCCTCCCCCCCCCCCAAGCTACTTATCAAGCACCATTTGGAGCCACACAATATCTTGTAAGTACACTTAATATACTTGTCTTTTAATTCTTAACCAATATATCATAACATGTGATATTCTTATACTACTTATTTTGTTTTAGGCGCATGGTTTCGTCAATGTCCATGATACATGTGATAAGGAGCTTCGACAAATGCCTCTTGAGGTGCCTCCTCATTTCCGCACAATGGTTTCACACCTACGGGACTTCTCCTCTCAATCGCTTGAACATGTAGGCTATTTCCATCTCCTTCAACCAACCGTAGAACCAAGGGAAGAAAGTTCACCAATGGTTCAAGAGTCCCTCGACTCAATGAATGTGGATGACGATGCACCTTTGGTTCAATACACTAGGAGGGCTAGACGCTCTAAGTCTTCCATGCCGGCTAGACACTCTATGTCTTCCATGACTTCCATGTCTTCATTGCCGGCCATGTCTTCAATGCCGACCATGTCTTCAATGTCACCCGTCAATGAACAAGGTACCCCGGAGCCTAAGAAAGGGTTTTGGAGTCGCATTCGAGGAAAAAGCAAGAAGAAGACTTGATGACTTGATGTAATAGTTAGAGGATTAATGTATTTGACATTTTAGATGGTTAATTTGTTTGACATTTTAGTTGTAAAACTTAGAATTTAATCCCCTTGTGCGAAGCTTATGTGGTGTGTAAActcgttttttatttttaataggcAATGGTTTGTGTTGTCCTTTGCATTGTTGAGTTTGGTTTTCTTTTTTGGCAAGGGAACGAAATGAGGACGAAGGGAATTTGTCCAgcgttgaaaaaaaaaaggaaactcGAAGAACACGCCATATACAATGGCGGGTTTCAAGAGGAagacacgccattacgtatggcgtgtttaatATTTGAGATTTTATCAGCTACTGGAAAGGGGCTAAAAATTGTGCTGCTTAAACACGCCATAGCTAATGGCGTGTtttctgaaggaaaagtagatctatatacttacatattcatatatgttttaatttaatttgtcataaaattaaagaatgatcttatgcatgcaaacatataaacaaaataaagaagaaacattgttcttacattggattttcggtttatagggcacaagagagatcacctttctctcctgttcttgagctttccttttggatgaacaaagacccaagtgtaggatctctcccaaggatttatacccaaagctcactcttaattaaaattaatattataaatactagtacaatattaatcttgtaaaaattgacccaaaaaaaaatattataggacacttaatattttcggttttatgggaggaggaagaaggaaacttttttatctctctaaaactcaaattttagaataatgaagaatgaataataccacacaaaacattttgtgtatattaggtaaaataagaggaaaaaccacaaaacctctctcaaaaccgggtggaaggggggcatgggagggagccaatgcatgctctagttatTTTgcatgctaatccatgttcacttaaacggggttcaatttgtctctataacggggttcaattttttataaccctgactaggggttgacaattcctatcgcactcattcccttcgactagccacaaccatcataacccaaaatatgcccatttgaccccatttacgaaggtcgtagtaacacaaatcaaagttaatctgaaactgtgccatcttaggcgaatagtctttagtcaaaagaatcgactcatttgaatactatagtagctctcgccacgaccaggctatataaatttgccagaactctataagcggtcataaggcccgacaaaatattcctaacagtctgcctatgtgatcgactagtcatctctcatgactctatggcacttgaacttgccatcaatcgcatcacactctagtcacttcgagacgtcacctcatgtaagtaactatgggcgaatataatgctaatccatgttcacttaaacggggttcaatttgtctctacaacccgttggatgtaacaaagtataaagtgggagggagccaatgcatgctctagttgttcttcccaatgagcaataggtatgcaaggctagattagtaggtaatcatcatgccctccactaatataatcaacataatatttgcttaatcttcctctaattttcggtacatatagttaatatgaattccatattattttgtcaatttgtcaatatgttacatgtcacatgtcacataaatttgttatgtatttttaacatattaaaaatcaacgtattaataaaaatacgtcatatacaaaaaacgacttagtaattcataattacttgtaccaaaatatttataaatcacaacaatttatatttataataattcattcaaattcaattgtttccttaaacaataatttcatctgagtaatgatacaattcgattactcagaccgtatctcattttaatcaatttcaatgagatacataaatattacttccaaaaatcgtccgtcaattttaattaaattaattgactcgtaacgttatacgatcaattaattgatcaattaagagtgttgccctataggtatgacctaggggatcaactgatcaccaccatcgcacgacagtaatgtcaaactctagtcagccaatcattaccgatatatgttgaccagttgacagtaaaaattacttcccaattgtattctttaaaatgagacttaaacatgtgatcatcatgatcaatagttgtgatcgcattattgtcggagg
This sequence is a window from Silene latifolia isolate original U9 population chromosome 8, ASM4854445v1, whole genome shotgun sequence. Protein-coding genes within it:
- the LOC141594974 gene encoding serine/threonine-protein phosphatase 7 long form homolog; this translates as MDQIVTGWKMGDNRLVGLKFNVELISALVERWRPETHSFHLTIGEATMTLQDVQVLLGLRIREDIVSGTTAYNWPLLVTELLGKTPGDGDLKGASLRIGWLLEQFSGLQEDANEDVLHQYVRAYLLLLMATIMFPDKSGNDIQVVYLPLLRDLTNLDNYSWGSAVLATLYRNLCRASNVKSKDIGGPLVLLQLWA